A stretch of Macadamia integrifolia cultivar HAES 741 chromosome 7, SCU_Mint_v3, whole genome shotgun sequence DNA encodes these proteins:
- the LOC122083775 gene encoding uncharacterized protein LOC122083775, which yields MSFMRNKLGYGQGLIIYVLVATASMLAVSTMAKTIVVGGSEGWRFGFNYTDWAFQNGPFYLNDTLVFKYAPPNSTTFPHSVYMLHEFWSFLKCDLRRAKMVGNVTDGGGEGLKFVIKMWKPYFFACGQLNGFHCDVGRMKFAFFPIPHCRNTHG from the exons ATGAGTTTCATGAGAAACAAGCTTGGTTATGGCCAAGGGTTGATCATCTATGTACTGGTGGCAACTGCCTCCATGTTGGCAGTGAGTACTATGGCCAAGACAATTGTCGTCGGAGGCTCCGAAGGCTGGCGTTTTGGCTTCAACTATACTGATTGGGCTTTTCAGAATGGACCCTTCTACCTGAACGACACTCTTG TGTTCAAGTATGCTCCACCAAACAGCACAACCTTCCCTCACAGCGTATACATGCTACATGAATTCTGGAGCTTCCTGAAATGCGACCTGAGAAGAGCGAAGATGGTAGGGAATGTGACCGACGGAGGTGGAGAGGGCTTAAAGTTTGTGATCAAGATGTGGAAACCATACTTTTTTGCTTGTGGCCAGCTTAATGGCTTCCATTGTGATGTTGGTAGGATGAAGTTCGCCTTCTTCCCCATTCCTCATTGCCGTAATACTCATGGTTGA
- the LOC122084775 gene encoding blue copper protein 1a-like: MGYGQGLTMFVLVATASMLVVSSTAKTIDVGGSEGWHFGFNYSVWALSNGPFYVNDTLVFKYDPPNSTTFPHNVFLLKNFWSYLKCNLSGATLVGNETVGGGEGLKFVINKFKPYYFACGEKNGLHCNEGRMKFAFIPLPFDRNETHR, encoded by the exons ATGGGTTATGGCCAAGGGCTCACCATGTTTGTGCTGGTGGCAACTGCCTCCATGTTGGTAGTGAGTAGTACAGCCAAGACCATTGACGTTGGTGGGTCCGAAGGCTGGCATTTTGGCTTCAATTATTCTGTCTGGGCTCTTTCAAATGGACCCTTCTACGTAAATGACACTCTTG TGTTCAAGTATGATCCACCAAACAGCACAACATTCCCTCACAATGTATTCTTGCTGAAAAACTTCTGGAGCTACCTGAAATGCAACCTAAGTGGAGCGACGCTAGTGGGAAACGAAACCGTCGGAGGTGGAGAGGGTTTAAAGTTTGTGATCAATAAGTTTAAGCCTTACTATTTTGCTTGCGGCGAGAAAAATGGCCTCCATTGCAATGAGGGTAGGATGAAGTTTGCCTTCATCCCCCTTCCTTTTGACCGTAATGAAACTCACCGTTGA